One part of the Homo sapiens chromosome 19, GRCh38.p14 Primary Assembly genome encodes these proteins:
- the SMIM7 gene encoding small integral membrane protein 7 isoform X2: MIGDILLFGTLLMNAGAVLNFKLKKKDTQGFGEESREPSTGDNIREFLLSLRYFRIFIALWNIFMMFCMIVLFGS, translated from the exons ATGATCGGAGACATCCTGCTGTTCGG GACGTTGCTGATGAATGCCGGGGCGGTGCTGAACTTTAAGCT GAAAAAGAAGGACACGCAGGGCTTTGGGGAGGAGTCCAGGGAGCCCAGCACAG GTGACAACATCCGGGAATTCTTGCTGAGCCTCAGATACTTTCGAATCTTCATCGCCCTGTGGAACATCTTCATGATGTTCTGCATGATTGT GCTGTTCGGCTCTTGA
- the SMIM7 gene encoding small integral membrane protein 7 isoform X1 gives MIGDILLFGTLLMNAGAVLNFKLKKKDTQGFGEESREPSTGDNIREFLLSLRYFRIFIALWNIFMMFCMIVLRKLKQIAFPSSTGAITLILLLTNCEICCKWI, from the exons ATGATCGGAGACATCCTGCTGTTCGG GACGTTGCTGATGAATGCCGGGGCGGTGCTGAACTTTAAGCT GAAAAAGAAGGACACGCAGGGCTTTGGGGAGGAGTCCAGGGAGCCCAGCACAG GTGACAACATCCGGGAATTCTTGCTGAGCCTCAGATACTTTCGAATCTTCATCGCCCTGTGGAACATCTTCATGATGTTCTGCATGATTGT gCTGAGAAAACTCAAGCAGATTGCCTTTCCATCTAGCACTGGGGCCATAACTCTGATACTACTGTTAACGAATTGTGAGATTTGCTGTAAATGGATTTAG